A segment of the Corynebacterium resistens DSM 45100 genome:
AGTGCGGCGTCAAATGGAATTGGCGGGAGCCAGCTTGCCTAAGGCCCTGGAAAAGAAGCTATTGAATGCGGCGGCCGGCGATGAAGAGAAGAATCGGGCGGCGATTCGTGAGGTCGGGATTGAAGTAACGACAGAGATGGCTGAGCGCTTGATTGCGGAAGGCGCTCCTGATTTGCACTTCATGACGATGAATAACGTTCGCGCAACGCAGGAAGTGCTTCATAACTTGGGTATGGCGCCGGCTTGGGGGCCAGGGCTGGGGCACGACATGGTTCGGTAGCTGTAACTTCGCTTTCGTACCGGGATGCGCCTCCGAGGTTGAGAGTTGAGGTTAGCGGCTGGGGTTGTGTGATTGTTTGTGAGAGGCTGTGTGGTTGTGTGTTAGCTGCCCTCGCCGGTGTCTCGGTGCCATTGGAGGATCCCAAAGGGTCGAGGATCAGCTGTGAAAGCAAAATTCCTCAGGACGTCGGTGAATCCGAAACTCCGGTAGAGCTGCCACGCTGAATTGTTCTCATGGGGGACTTCTGGGGTAGAAAGCATGACGGTGTTGTTCGGGAGTCGGTGGAGCACATCTCGCAGGAGGTCTTTGCCGAGCCCGGAACCTTGGAATGCTGGGTCAACATGTATCTCGGCTAGCTCGGCGTAGCCATTGAGTGTGTGCTTTGCCTCATCAACCGGGAGCCCGGATTCCAGCAACCCTCGAAACACTTGGGAATACCACCAAGAGCGCGAGTCGCCGGTGAAACCGTATGCAACCCCAACAATTTGTTGGTCGTGGTCAAGCAGGTTGGGGGAGGAACTTGATGGGTGCCGTAATGCTACCGCGCTTGTGAATCCTGGGTTGCGAACCGAATTGCTCCAGAGTTGGGTTCTCTGGGTACGAGTGGATTCGGAGTATGCCATTGCGCGCAAATGAATTGTGATGAGCTCATCAAGTCGAGAGTGAAACTCGTTCGGGGTGGTGGCAACCACTGAATAGGTCATGTCGTGGGCGCGAGGGGAGCGGGGCATGCCTTTTAGTGTGCCATTAACCGATTATGGGGTGGAGGCTTTGCTTCGAAAACTATTAACTGGCGCGCTGAGTCTAATCTTGGGAGGGAACTAAAGTCGAGCGTGTGTTCGAATATTGCTAGGTGTGTCAGTGGGTTGTCGCAGGCTGTACATACCTTGATCGTATAAACGAAACGTCGCTTAGTGAGTGTGCAGGAACTGAAAGACTAACGATCCGCAGCTGAATGACTTTGTGGATTAGGTAGAAAGAAAAGGTGGAAGACAATGTCAATGCAATTGAGTTCGCGTTCAACGGTTAGCCGCATCACTGGTCGCAAGGTGGTGAGTGCGCGCAGTTTCGTCGACGATGCGGAAAGGCAGTTGGAGAAATCGCGACTAGCGGGGCGGGTGGATGATCAAGTTGTTTTCGCGTATCGAGCAGCTCTTAGGGCTGCGGGTGCCCTTGTTCAAACGTCGATGCGCGGGCGCAAGCGGTCTCCGCGCGGAAGTGCGTGGGAGAAGCTGCGAGCTTTGCGGCCAGAGCTTAGGGACTGGATAGTGATCTTCGAAGGGCATGCGAGGTTGGCTAGCCGGGCAGCAATCGGTTTGGAATCTGGAATGGCCCCTAGCTCAGCACAAAAGATCTATGACGATGCCGCACGTTTTGTGGATTTTGTCCGTGCGGAAACCGGCTACCTGCCCAATGTGGCATGAGTGAGTAGAGCATTCCGAGTAGCGGGCTACCTTTGGAAGTTTTCGGTCTCTGCCCCTCCATATGGGGTACAGTTAGGAGTCAAACGCGAATTCTTGGCCAACGGTGGAACTATTTGGCTAGCTCGCACGTTGTCATGGATGAAGGCTTCGGTGTGAAGCGTCGCTCTGGATTGTGATGTAGGGCGAGTTCCATTCAGTTGCAGACGTGAGTGCGTGAAGTGCGTATCGAAGAAGGACCTGGAGGTCGACAGTGGCTCTATCTGAGCAAGAGAAGCGCATGCTGGAAGAAATTGAGCGTGCTCTCATTGCGGAAGACCCGCGCTTGGCGCGGAGAGCTTCGGTGAACGGGGATTCTACGGCCAATTTCTCTTTTGGTATCCGTTCGGTGGCGTTGATGATGCTTGGGCTTGTCATGCTGATCGGCGGAATTGCCTTGGCGCAAAACTCCCTGTGGTTCGTTGTGCTGAGTGTGCTTGGATTTGTTGTGATGTTCTTAGGCGGGCTCTTGATCTTCAAGCCGGAACTATTGGGGAGTGCCAAGCCTAAGATGGGGCAAGCCAGTGCAATCAAGCTTGGTAGGGCAATGCCAGAGAAGCGACAAGTGCGCAATCGGAATAGTAACGGTGGCTTCGGGGATCGGCTGGAGGATAGTTTCAAGCGGCGATTCGATAGTTAAAGGATCACGTTAGGGGGCGAGAGGGTCAGCTTGGAAAAGCTGGGTTAAGCGACAAAATGTGTGTCTGCTATCGGCGTGTCGCGGGGTTAGATGTGGCCTTTTTGGATGCCGATTGAGTGTGTGTACTCGGTATCGATACCGTTGTCGTAGAGGGCTGGTTGTCCTGTTTCATAGTCGGCTTGGTTCTCGTTTCGGGTCAGGGTTGTAACTTTGGCGAGTTGGTTCTGGCCCCAGTTGGACTGTCTGGCGATTTCTATTGGATCGCCAGGCAGTTCCGTTTTCAGATACAGCCACCAATCCAGCATTTTGCGTTGGTGCTCACCGCGTCTGCCGCGATGAGTTCTTGCAAGGAGCTTCAGCTGGGCGTTGATGCCGCCTTCAAGACTGTTGGTGGTGGATTTGATCCGGTGCGGCTCGAGCACACCTTTCGGGGGCTTGAGGTAGACAAACAGCAGGTCATTGCGCCACAGGTGGTTGAGACTGTTGTAGGCCTTGCGCACGTTGACATGGGTCCACACGAGTGTGTCTTTTGCTGTTTTCGGGTCTTTGACCTGTGTCTTTTCGTTGAGCCAATCCTTGTAGAGCGTGTGAAACTCTTGCAGTTGTGCACCCCATTGTGCAGCCTCGTCCAGGGTGGTGATGCGGGTGAGTTTCAGCGCGAGTCGGTAGATGGTGCGGCCAGCATCAGTGCGTGGTCGTGAGGTGGTGTAGCGGCGTACTCTGCGTTGGGCGTGCACGAGGCAGCGTTGGATTTTGGTGTTTGGCCAGCACGTTTTAATTGCGCTTGTGGCTCCTCGGCCACCGTCGATCACAGCGATCAACGGTGCTTCGATGCGCTCGAGCAGGCGCTTGTAGTCGTGTGTGGTTTCTTGTTTGCACCAGTGCCAGGCGATGACGTGGTCGAGCGTTGCCGCCACGATCAGACAGCCACCTGCGGTGTAGGTGCCGTCGATGAAGATCTGGTCGTAGACCCTGCCTGTATGGCCGATGGTCGGGTCAGGCACGTCAACCAGCCAAAAGGCATCGAATTTGCGCTGCAGCGTACGTGTCGAGCAGCTCATGTTGCCGGCGATCGCCGCAAGACTGGTCCCGGCGGTCAGGTGCTGGATGAACGCACGAAATAGGGCTGCGTTGGTGATATCGCTGCGCTGCTTGGTCAGTGAAGCACCGCAGATTTTGCACCGCCACCGGGTCGTCCCGTTGCTGGTGGTGCCGTTTCGTTTCATATCGCCGCCACAATGGCAGCGTGGTCGGTTCTTTGGCATTGGGCAACCGAACCACCGCTCCGTAGCACACCATGGCAGCCACACCGGGGATTTTCGCAAGAGAGGGCCAATATATGCTTTTGGAGCATATATTTTCCGCAAACGCGGAGTTCAGAGCATGAAAATCAACGATTCCGGACACACATTTTGTCGCTTAACCCGAAAAGCTGGCCCTCTTTTTTGTGTGCGAATCCGGGGAGTAGCGGGATGCTGCGGCGGGCAGATCTGTGGGGTCGGGGTGTAGGCGCTGTAGCTGTGACGCTGTATTGGGTCGGGGTGCAACTATGGGCGCAATGGCAGAAAAATAGGGAAAAATCCCCACCTATCTGCCACCTCTCTTGTTTTCGGGATGACGGCCGTATCTGTGGGGCGTTTTGAGTCTAAAAGGTGCCTGACCTGTGGTGGGGCGACCTTAGTTGCAATATCCAGGGGCTTAGCTCAATCGGGTGGAAACTCACTAGAGGAAAATTCACCTAAAGTTTCCCTAACTCGCTAGGATTTTTTGGGCGTGTGCTGGTCATTGTGGGGTGAAGTGGGGTAAAGTGGGGGGCGTTGGTGAGTGGATGGTGACTTTGAAGTTGTGACCAGCGGTTACGTCGCCAAAAACTAGCCACGAAGCCGGGAGAATCTCGGCCGAAAACTTAATGAGTGACAACTGAACAGTGCATTGAGCTGAAGGGAAAGGAGCCAGGTTCAGATGTTCTTTGGCACCTTCACCCCGAAGCTTGACGACAAGGGGCGCCTGACTCTTCCCGCTAAATTTCGAGCGGATCTGGAGGACGGTCTTATGGTCGTCAAAGGACAAGATCGCAGCTTGGCTATTTATCCACGCGACGAATTTCTCGTTCGCGCACGAAAGGCGGCGGCGGCGTCTCGAACAAATCCGAAAGCTCGAGCGTTTGTCCGCAACCTTGCGGCGAGCGCGGATGAACAAAACCCGGATTCGCAAGGACGAATCACTATTGCTTCAGGACACCGCGAGTATGCGGGGTTGTCGAAGCAATGCGTAGTGATTGGCAACGTGGATTTCGTGGAGGTTTGGGATGCCGAAGCTTGGCAGGAATACAGCTCCCGCTACGAGGAGGACTTCTCCGCGGGTGATGATGAAGCCTTCGCTGAGTTTCTCTAATTTCACCTCGCAATGCGCAAGCGGCCTGGTGAAGGTTCGTGAGAGTGTGCGCAGGCCCTTACCTGCGTGGACGACGTGACGTTTGATGTACTTCCCCAATATCAAACCCACACCCACGCAGGTGAGGCCCTGTACACACTCTCTTTCGTTTAGAGGAGATCGATTGCGGCGGGCGTAACAAGGGAAACCGCGTCGCCCCCCACAGTCCACACAACGGGATGTGAAGTAGAGAAAACGACCTGACAAGCCGAAACAACTGAGCAGGTTTAACAGCAGGCCGGGCGGAGCATCACGTTTAACGGCAAAACCAGATAGGCAAGAGCTTAGAAACAAGAACCCAAAACCAGAGAAAGCAAAAAGGAAGGAGGAAACATGAGTGAAGATGCACGAAACGACGCAACTGAGAATGCGACACACGGCCACGTCCCTGTGATGTGCGACCGTATGGTCGAACTCGTCGGTGTGGGTGTCACCAGTGATAATGCACCGTCTGTACCGGTTATTATCGATGGCACTCTCGGTGCCGGCGGGCACTCTGAAGCTTTCCTTTCTTCTTTCTCTGACGCCATCGTCATCGGTCTCGATCGTGATCCGCATGCACTAGAGGAAGCTACGGAACGCTTGGCACCATTCGGTGATCGCTTTGTACCGTACCGCACACGATTCGACGGGATCACAGAGGCGATTGAGGATCTGATTGCGCTGGATCGGATCCCTGCCGAGGTGAGGGAGACGGGTCTCTCTGCGCTTTTCTTCGACCTCGGTGTCTCTTCCATGCAGTTGGACCAAGCTGAACGTGGCTTTGCGTACCGGGTCGATGCTCCTCTCGACATGCGGATGGATCCCCGCTTGTCTTTGACTGCTGCTGAAATCCTCAATACTTACTCCCACGGTGATCTAGCCAGGATTCTCAAGACCTATGGTGACGAGCGTTTTGCTGGGAAGATCGCCTCGGCAGTTTTGCGTGAACGCGAAAAGGAACCGTTCACCACATCCGCGCGCCTAGTGGAACTGCTTTATGCCACTATTCCAGCTGCGACGCGACGCACCGGCGGGCATCCCGCGAAAAGAACCTTTCAAGCGTTGCGCATTGAGGTCAACGCGGAACTCGAAGCACTAGAAAACGTTTTGCCCTTGGCAGCCTCATGGACGCATGTCGGGGGAGTGAATGTCTACATGAGCTATCAATCGCTTGAAGACAAGATCGTGAAGAGCGCTTTCAGCGACCTCACCACCTCGCAAACTCCGGCTGGCTTGCCAATGGAATTGCCGGGCACGGAGCCGGAGTTCGAAATGATCACTCGCCGAGCTGAAAAAGCTACGGAGAAGGAAATTGAAGAAAACTCTCGCGCGGCCCCGGTTCGTGTTCGGGCAGCTCGCCGGGTGAGCGATCGAGGAAAGCATGGTTTCCCGCTCTAAGCCGTAGCTAGCTAATGCCTTTAGATCACCTTCTTAAGCACCACTCCAACCACAACCCTCAACCTCAACTAGAGAATTAAGGAACAGAGAATGACACCCACAGGTACCCTCCACGACCTGCGCGAGCCATCCGCCTCCCGTTCCCCAAGGGCATCCCGATACGAAGAGTCCACTGATAGCCGTCTTGAACAGCAGCGCCAACGGGTCGGTGCTGCACGTCCATCTTCTTCCTCGCAATCCGGCCACCGAACTGCAGAACGCGACCGCCACGCCGTTCGGCCACAACGAGTTGGCTCTCAGCCACGCTTAACACCACGCCGAAACTCACGCCTAGGTTCCAAGCAGCAAGTATCCGTTCGGGGCCGGCGAGTTATCGCTGCGCCAACCGATTCGCGTCTACGTCGCAGGATTGTGGGCTCAGTTGTAGCATTCGCACTGGGGATCGCGGGTGTCATGGCTTTGTCTGGTGTGACGACCCAACAGTCATTTCAAATCACTAAGGCCAATGAACAGAGCAAGCAGCTCGATAATGAACTCGAGAGCTTAACCCGCGATGTTGAGCTAGCGAAATCCTCCGGGCGTATCGCAGCTGAGGCTTCCAAAATGGGTATGGTAGCCCCTGATCAAGCGGCGGTTCTGGATGCCAATGGCAAGAAGATCAAGGAAGTCCGCCCCGGCGATAATTCGAAGAACCGTGAGGTCATCGATGCTAATGGTGAAGCCACTCGCCGAGGCGCTACCAGTAATCCCAATGAGACCAATCGTGTGGAGGGATTGGCTCCAAACAACCCAATGCTGGCAGGAAACGTAGCTCCACGGGGGCAGGCGCAAGCTTCCAATGGCAATGGTGAACTACCGTATAGCCAGCATCGGGGTTCAGCTTCTGCTGGCAACAATGCGCCTGCCGCGCCAGCGCCCGCACCGGCACCTGCCCCCGCACCTGCGCCAGCTCCGCAGGGACAAACTTCTCCTGGGGTGCAAGCGCCCGCACCGGCGCCAGCCCCCGCACCAGTGGCTGGCCGTTAGTCCCAATCGGGTACTGAAGGAAGCGCAGGAGCTTGGCGTCGAAATAGAGTTTCGCCGACAAGAGGCAAAAGCGCGACTTCGAGACACGCCGGGGTTAAACCCCCGGCTTCTCGCGGTTCAATGGGGACAATAGGCAAGCATTAGAAACATAGGAGGAAACAGACTGTGACACCGCAGCGAGGCAACGCGCAGCCGGGTAACCGCCCCGCGGAGCGCGGTTTCAAGGGCCGTTTGCGCTCGCTGATTACGTTGGATCACAGTCCTGCTCTCTTTGATAAGCGTGTCCAGCTGGTCATTGTAATTATTTTCGTCCTCGTGATTGCTATGGTCTTGCGCTTGGCATGGGTTCAGCTTCTCGCGGGCCCTAAGCTCTCGATTCAAGCCCAGGCGCAACGTACAGCTACGATTTCTGACCCGGCGCACCGCGGGAAGATCGTCGACCGAAACGGCCAAGTACTGGCCTACACCATGGAAGCCCGTTCTCTTTCGGTCCACCCCAAACGGCTCCCAAAATTTATGAAGGAACGTTACGAAAACGATCCTAAGAAGGTGCTGCCACCGGAGCAGCGCATCGACCAGATCGCGAACGAACTTCCCAAGATGATCGCCAAGGAAGGCGACGATATCGATTCAAAGGAGCTCAAAGAAAAGCTCACCAGCAAAGAGAACTACGTGGTTCTCGTGCGCAATGTGGACCCAGACGTCGCTGCGAAGGTAGCGGAGGAATTCCCCGAGATCACTTCGGAGCGCCAAGATATTCGCCAGTACCCCAATGGCGCGATCGGCTCGAACTTCATCGGCAAGATCAGCACCGATAACCAAGGGCAGTTTGGCCTAGAGCTCTCGCAGGATTCCAAGCTGCAGGGCATCAACGGCTCAAGGACGGTCGATATCGGTGGAGATGGTTCCCTCATTCCTGGCTCCACGCGCGACCAGCATCCTGCGGTAGATGGTGACCAGTTCAGCCTCACCATTGATGTTGACGCCCAAACGTTTATCCAACAACAGGTCCAGCAGGCTCGCGAGAAGTCCGGCGCTAAGTCTGTTTCCGCGGTAGTGCTGGATTCGAAGACTGGCAAAATCCTTTCTTTAGCTTCTTCGGACAGCATTAACCCGAATGGTGATATCGAAAAACAGCTGAAGCAGAAGAAGGTATTCGGCGATCGCAACACGGCTGATTCTTTCGAACCGGGGTCGGTGGCCAAGATCATGACAGCCGCTGCGGCGATCGAAGAGAAGAAGACCCGCCCGGACGAGGTGCTGAAGGTGCCCGGTTCCATCGAGATGTCCGGCGTGACTGTTAAGGATGCGTGGGAGCACGGAGAGCTGCCCCTGACTTCTACGGGCGTGTTCGGTAAGTCGTCGAATGTTGGAACGCTGATGCTCGCGCAGCGAGTGGGTGAGGACAAGATGTACGACTACTTCCGGAAGTTCGGCATTGGCCAGGCCCCTGGCGTGGGCTTGCCCTATGAAACCGCCGGATATATGCCGGAGCGTTCTCAATGGTCAGGAGGTACTTTCGCCAACCTGCCTATCGGACAGGGTATGTCGATGAACTTGCTGCAGATGACCAGCATCTACCAAGCACTAGCTAATGGTGGTGAGCGCATTGAACCCCGTTTGATTGAGAAAACCGTTAAGGCTGATGGCACAGAAATCGCGGCGGAAGAACCCAAGCGTACCCGCGTGGTTAGCCCGCAAACCGCGCGAACGGTTGTGGACATGTTCCGTGCGGTCACCCAGGGCGATCCCGCGGGAGTGCAACAGGGCACCGGTGCTAGCGCGGCTATCAAGGGCTACCAAACTTCAGGCAAGACGGGTACCGCCCAACAAGTTGATCCGAAAACCGGAGCATACTCGAACTCGAATTACTGGATCACCTTCTCCGGCATCGCACCGGCAGATGATCCCCGCTTCGTCATTGGATTGATGATGGATAATCCGCAACGCGGGCCGGACGGCGGTGCCGGAGGAACAGCAGCCCCACTCTTCAACCACATTGGTACTTGGTTGCTGGATCACTACAACGTCCCACCATCGCCCACAGAAGGTCCAAAACTCATGCTGGAGGCAAGGAACTAAATGACTACTTTGCAGGCTCTCGCCGAACTCACCGGTGGGCGTATTTCTTCAACCGACGCCCACGTGGAGGTCACCAGCGCCGCCATCGGTTCCACGGATGTCCGCGCTGGCGGTTTGTTCTGCGCGGTGCCTGGGTTGAAAACCCACGGCGCTCAGTTTGCCGGGACATCTCAGGCAACAGCTGTGTTGACAGACCCTGCGGGCGAGGACATTCTCGAGGCTCAGGGGGTTGAATTGCCCCGCCTGATCGTTGATGATGTCCGTGAATGGATGGGGCCCGTGGCAGCGGAGATCTATGGTCACCCCAGTCGCCGACTTTCAGTTATTGGAATTACTGGTACGTCGGGCAAAACCACAACTAGTTACCTCGTAGAAAAAGCGCTGTTGCCGAACCATTCCGTGGGAATCATCGGAACTACCGGCACTCGGATTAATGGCCGACCAGTTCCGACCAAGCTGACCACCCCGGAAGCGCCAACCATGCAATCCCTGCTGGCGGAAATGGTGGATGAGGGTGTGACTCACGTGGTCATGGAGGTTTCTTCTCACGCCTTGGAGCTCGGCCGTGTTCATGGCATTGACTTCGATGTTGCTGCCTTCACCAACCTCAGCCAGGACCACCTAGACTTTCACCCCACCATGGAAGACTACTTCCAAGCGAAGGCCAAGTTGTTCAGGGAACAAGCCGGTGAAAAACACGATGTTAAGCTCCCAGCGGCAGTGATCTGCGTTGATGATGAATGGGGGCAGCGCATGGCGCAGCTTGCTTCCCAACGGCAGGGTGATGCCGGTGGCGCGGTAGCTCCGGTATTGGCTGTGCGCACCGCCGGGACGCACGACAGCACTGATGCTGCTGTTGCCGGAGCTTACGAAAACATCCCCACGTGGGTTCTGGAAAGTGTGCAGGTTACACCATCGGGCCGTCAAGAGATTCGC
Coding sequences within it:
- a CDS encoding UDP-N-acetylmuramoyl-L-alanyl-D-glutamate--2,6-diaminopimelate ligase, which translates into the protein MTTLQALAELTGGRISSTDAHVEVTSAAIGSTDVRAGGLFCAVPGLKTHGAQFAGTSQATAVLTDPAGEDILEAQGVELPRLIVDDVREWMGPVAAEIYGHPSRRLSVIGITGTSGKTTTSYLVEKALLPNHSVGIIGTTGTRINGRPVPTKLTTPEAPTMQSLLAEMVDEGVTHVVMEVSSHALELGRVHGIDFDVAAFTNLSQDHLDFHPTMEDYFQAKAKLFREQAGEKHDVKLPAAVICVDDEWGQRMAQLASQRQGDAGGAVAPVLAVRTAGTHDSTDAAVAGAYENIPTWVLESVQVTPSGRQEIRFHTGATHAPDAREPLEYSIGLAGSFNVANSAVALACVAQLGEDVEAAAQHLRDVQVPGRMQAVDEGQDFLAMVDYAHKPGAVAAVVRTLADYLPTKEGRIGIVIGAGGNRDQDKRPKMGYEAALVADAVFVTDDNPRDEDPAPIREAIYSGAEAGFAERGVEKKTVTLANIADRAEAITAAVQWAQPGDAIVVAGKGHETGQLVAGVMHEFDDVEQLRAAVKQTMAQQNQQSDLGDQGGM
- a CDS encoding IS256-like element ISCre1 family transposase codes for the protein MPKNRPRCHCGGDMKRNGTTSNGTTRWRCKICGASLTKQRSDITNAALFRAFIQHLTAGTSLAAIAGNMSCSTRTLQRKFDAFWLVDVPDPTIGHTGRVYDQIFIDGTYTAGGCLIVAATLDHVIAWHWCKQETTHDYKRLLERIEAPLIAVIDGGRGATSAIKTCWPNTKIQRCLVHAQRRVRRYTTSRPRTDAGRTIYRLALKLTRITTLDEAAQWGAQLQEFHTLYKDWLNEKTQVKDPKTAKDTLVWTHVNVRKAYNSLNHLWRNDLLFVYLKPPKGVLEPHRIKSTTNSLEGGINAQLKLLARTHRGRRGEHQRKMLDWWLYLKTELPGDPIEIARQSNWGQNQLAKVTTLTRNENQADYETGQPALYDNGIDTEYTHSIGIQKGHI
- a CDS encoding peptidoglycan D,D-transpeptidase FtsI family protein; translation: MTPQRGNAQPGNRPAERGFKGRLRSLITLDHSPALFDKRVQLVIVIIFVLVIAMVLRLAWVQLLAGPKLSIQAQAQRTATISDPAHRGKIVDRNGQVLAYTMEARSLSVHPKRLPKFMKERYENDPKKVLPPEQRIDQIANELPKMIAKEGDDIDSKELKEKLTSKENYVVLVRNVDPDVAAKVAEEFPEITSERQDIRQYPNGAIGSNFIGKISTDNQGQFGLELSQDSKLQGINGSRTVDIGGDGSLIPGSTRDQHPAVDGDQFSLTIDVDAQTFIQQQVQQAREKSGAKSVSAVVLDSKTGKILSLASSDSINPNGDIEKQLKQKKVFGDRNTADSFEPGSVAKIMTAAAAIEEKKTRPDEVLKVPGSIEMSGVTVKDAWEHGELPLTSTGVFGKSSNVGTLMLAQRVGEDKMYDYFRKFGIGQAPGVGLPYETAGYMPERSQWSGGTFANLPIGQGMSMNLLQMTSIYQALANGGERIEPRLIEKTVKADGTEIAAEEPKRTRVVSPQTARTVVDMFRAVTQGDPAGVQQGTGASAAIKGYQTSGKTGTAQQVDPKTGAYSNSNYWITFSGIAPADDPRFVIGLMMDNPQRGPDGGAGGTAAPLFNHIGTWLLDHYNVPPSPTEGPKLMLEARN
- the mraZ gene encoding division/cell wall cluster transcriptional repressor MraZ produces the protein MFFGTFTPKLDDKGRLTLPAKFRADLEDGLMVVKGQDRSLAIYPRDEFLVRARKAAAASRTNPKARAFVRNLAASADEQNPDSQGRITIASGHREYAGLSKQCVVIGNVDFVEVWDAEAWQEYSSRYEEDFSAGDDEAFAEFL
- the rsmH gene encoding 16S rRNA (cytosine(1402)-N(4))-methyltransferase RsmH; its protein translation is MSEDARNDATENATHGHVPVMCDRMVELVGVGVTSDNAPSVPVIIDGTLGAGGHSEAFLSSFSDAIVIGLDRDPHALEEATERLAPFGDRFVPYRTRFDGITEAIEDLIALDRIPAEVRETGLSALFFDLGVSSMQLDQAERGFAYRVDAPLDMRMDPRLSLTAAEILNTYSHGDLARILKTYGDERFAGKIASAVLREREKEPFTTSARLVELLYATIPAATRRTGGHPAKRTFQALRIEVNAELEALENVLPLAASWTHVGGVNVYMSYQSLEDKIVKSAFSDLTTSQTPAGLPMELPGTEPEFEMITRRAEKATEKEIEENSRAAPVRVRAARRVSDRGKHGFPL
- a CDS encoding GNAT family N-acetyltransferase, with amino-acid sequence MPRSPRAHDMTYSVVATTPNEFHSRLDELITIHLRAMAYSESTRTQRTQLWSNSVRNPGFTSAVALRHPSSSSPNLLDHDQQIVGVAYGFTGDSRSWWYSQVFRGLLESGLPVDEAKHTLNGYAELAEIHVDPAFQGSGLGKDLLRDVLHRLPNNTVMLSTPEVPHENNSAWQLYRSFGFTDVLRNFAFTADPRPFGILQWHRDTGEGS
- a CDS encoding SAV_6107 family HEPN domain-containing protein; the encoded protein is MSMQLSSRSTVSRITGRKVVSARSFVDDAERQLEKSRLAGRVDDQVVFAYRAALRAAGALVQTSMRGRKRSPRGSAWEKLRALRPELRDWIVIFEGHARLASRAAIGLESGMAPSSAQKIYDDAARFVDFVRAETGYLPNVA
- a CDS encoding DUF3040 domain-containing protein codes for the protein MALSEQEKRMLEEIERALIAEDPRLARRASVNGDSTANFSFGIRSVALMMLGLVMLIGGIALAQNSLWFVVLSVLGFVVMFLGGLLIFKPELLGSAKPKMGQASAIKLGRAMPEKRQVRNRNSNGGFGDRLEDSFKRRFDS